Proteins encoded by one window of Roseibium sp. Sym1:
- a CDS encoding TetR/AcrR family transcriptional regulator, which yields MKTGAKRGRPRKFSEDEALDQIMHVFWRHGFAATSLDQIAAAAGMNRPSLYAAFGSKKDMYLRVIFRFADQMQTYLRAAGGDETGAPGRLKAIMSAAVDLYAGKSKLSDAALGCLAVSTLPSEVMDDPDFRDALTDVVSRMDRGFANLIRQDATGGMDEEEVVLAAQHLSLVLHGLSVRARAGEPPEALKRLATTAVDKLLPRAFAA from the coding sequence CCAGATCATGCACGTGTTCTGGCGACATGGCTTTGCTGCGACCAGTCTTGACCAGATAGCGGCAGCGGCGGGCATGAACCGGCCCAGCCTCTACGCAGCTTTTGGCAGCAAGAAGGACATGTATCTCAGGGTCATCTTCCGTTTTGCCGACCAGATGCAAACCTACCTGCGCGCAGCTGGAGGCGACGAGACCGGTGCACCTGGCCGGCTGAAAGCCATCATGTCGGCGGCCGTTGATCTTTATGCCGGAAAATCGAAATTGAGCGATGCGGCGCTTGGCTGCCTGGCTGTTTCCACCTTGCCTTCTGAAGTGATGGACGATCCCGATTTTCGGGATGCATTGACGGATGTGGTCTCCCGCATGGACAGGGGATTTGCCAACCTGATCCGTCAGGATGCGACCGGTGGCATGGATGAAGAGGAAGTCGTGCTTGCCGCTCAGCACCTCTCCCTGGTCCTGCACGGGCTTTCTGTTCGGGCCAGAGCGGGCGAACCGCCTGAAGCCTTGAAGCGACTGGCAACGACAGCAGTCGACAAGCTGCTGCCACGCGCCTTTGCTGCGTGA